In a single window of the Balaenoptera acutorostrata chromosome 3, mBalAcu1.1, whole genome shotgun sequence genome:
- the TNFAIP8L3 gene encoding tumor necrosis factor alpha-induced protein 8-like protein 3, with protein sequence MDSDSGEQSEGEPGTAAGPDVFSSKNLALQAQKKILSKIASKTVANMLIDDTSSEIFDELYKVTKEHTHNKKEAHKIMKDLIKVAIKIGILYRNNQFSQEEVVIVEKLRKKLNQTAMTIVSFYEVEYTFDRSVLSKLLHECKDLVHELVQRHLTPRTHGRINHVFNHFANMEFLSTLYSLDGDCRPNLKRICEGINKLLDEKVL encoded by the exons ATGGATTCGGATTCCGGCGAGCAGAGCGAGGGCGAGCCCGGGACCGCCGCAG GTCCTGATGTTTTTAGTTCAAAGAACCTTGCCCTTCAAGCCCAGAAGAAGATTTTGAGCAAAATAGCCAGTAAAACTGTGGCCAACATGCTGATTGATGACACCAGCAGCGAGATCTTTGATGAGCTCTACAAAGTCACCAAAGAGCACACACACAACAAGAAGGAAGCCCACAAGATCATGAAAGACTTAATCAAGGTGGCGATCAAAATTGGGATCCTCTACCGGAACAACCAGTTCAGCCAGGAGGAAGTTGTTATTGTGGAGAAGCTCAGGAAGAAACTGAACCAGACCGCCATGACAATCGTCAGCTTCTATGAGGTAGAATACACCTTCGATAGAAGTGTGCTCTCCAAGCTCCTACATGAGTGCAAGGACCTGGTGCATGAACTGGTACAGCGACACCTGACACCCAGGACCCACGGGCGCATCAACCATGTCTTCAACCACTTTGCCAATATGGAGTTCCTCTCCACCCTTTATAGCCTGGATGGAGACTGTAGGCCCAACCTCAAGAGGATTTGTGAGGGAATCAATAAATTGCTAGATGAGAAAGTCCTCTGA